A single genomic interval of Adhaeribacter pallidiroseus harbors:
- the trxB gene encoding thioredoxin-disulfide reductase, whose amino-acid sequence MEIEKVKLLIIGSGPAGYTAAIYAARAGLNPVMYQGLQPGGQLTITNDVENYPGYPQGINGPQMMEDFRTQAERFGTDIRYGIATEVDFSGQPHKVVIDDSKTLLADAVILATGASAKWLGIESEARLNGSGVSACAVCDGFFYRGQDVAIVGAGDTACEEATYLANLCSKVYMIVRKSEMRASLIMQQRVKKTHNIEIIYNSITDEILGEHTVEGVRIKNDVTGELRVLDVKGFFVAIGHQPNSGIFQKFVNHDANGYLKTIPGTSQTNIDGVFACGDVQDYVYRQAVTAAGSGCMAALDAERYLVANEFH is encoded by the coding sequence ATGGAAATAGAAAAAGTTAAATTATTGATAATAGGGTCCGGACCAGCAGGTTATACGGCTGCTATTTACGCTGCCCGGGCCGGTTTAAATCCAGTTATGTACCAGGGATTGCAACCAGGTGGACAGCTCACCATAACCAATGATGTAGAAAATTATCCGGGTTACCCGCAAGGAATTAATGGTCCGCAGATGATGGAAGATTTCCGAACACAGGCTGAGCGATTTGGCACGGATATCCGGTACGGGATCGCTACTGAAGTAGATTTTTCGGGGCAGCCTCATAAAGTAGTTATAGATGATTCTAAAACCTTACTGGCTGATGCGGTTATTTTGGCTACGGGTGCATCTGCTAAATGGCTCGGTATTGAATCAGAGGCGCGCTTAAATGGAAGTGGAGTATCGGCGTGTGCTGTTTGTGATGGATTCTTTTATCGGGGACAGGATGTAGCCATTGTGGGTGCCGGAGATACGGCTTGCGAAGAAGCAACTTACTTAGCTAATTTATGCTCTAAGGTTTACATGATTGTGCGTAAAAGTGAAATGCGCGCTTCATTAATCATGCAGCAACGCGTTAAGAAAACACATAATATCGAAATTATTTATAACTCTATCACTGATGAGATATTAGGTGAACACACGGTAGAAGGAGTGCGGATCAAAAACGATGTTACCGGCGAGTTGCGGGTACTGGATGTAAAAGGTTTTTTTGTAGCTATTGGTCATCAACCTAACTCGGGTATTTTTCAAAAATTTGTTAACCACGATGCAAATGGTTACTTAAAAACGATTCCGGGTACTTCCCAAACAAATATAGATGGCGTTTTTGCTTGTGGCGATGTGCAGGATTATGTTTACCGGCAGGCGGTTACGGCGGCTGGATCCGGATGTATGGCCGCATTGGATGCGGAACGGTACTTAGTTGCGAATGAATTCCACTAA
- a CDS encoding tetratricopeptide repeat protein yields MVDFRNVKYDPAYTLKEISAAITRDPQNATHYFKRAQYYQEAKNNKNALKDIEQAIKLDEERGEYHFRKAQILRDMSNYPAALTAAIQAEDLNYRSTDLDILLGELYLFSKKYEFALQYLNDAQEETPENEYIYFYRGLAYAHTSDSVAAIRNFKSAIRRAPDLIEAYNQLIKIYLNQKEDVQAWSYLRAGLKQDSTNAYLWYYAGEHYNNREQADSAYFSYKNAVKYDSLLYLAHHKLALLAFDKNNYSEAAAEMEKAMKFLKKLPQAHMILGESYEKLGELDKALPHYQWVYTREPQNIKAMWGVRRTMYRLYKLKRDSLRLDEKKKRDSLLAIFRQGQS; encoded by the coding sequence ATGGTAGATTTTCGTAATGTTAAGTACGATCCGGCTTATACTTTAAAAGAAATTAGCGCCGCCATCACCCGCGATCCGCAAAATGCCACCCATTATTTTAAAAGAGCGCAGTATTACCAAGAAGCTAAAAATAATAAAAATGCTTTAAAGGATATTGAACAAGCCATTAAACTAGACGAAGAAAGAGGCGAATACCATTTCCGGAAAGCTCAGATATTACGAGATATGAGCAACTATCCGGCGGCACTTACAGCGGCAATCCAGGCTGAGGATTTAAATTACCGCAGCACAGACTTAGATATATTGTTAGGCGAACTTTATCTTTTTAGCAAAAAATACGAATTTGCTCTGCAGTATTTAAACGATGCTCAGGAAGAAACTCCCGAAAACGAGTACATCTATTTTTACAGGGGCTTAGCCTACGCCCATACTTCTGATTCGGTGGCAGCTATTCGCAATTTTAAATCTGCCATTAGGCGTGCTCCGGATTTAATAGAAGCTTATAACCAATTAATTAAAATTTATCTCAACCAGAAAGAAGACGTACAGGCATGGAGTTATTTGCGCGCCGGCCTCAAGCAAGATTCCACTAATGCGTACTTGTGGTATTATGCCGGAGAACATTATAATAACAGGGAACAAGCGGATAGCGCTTATTTCAGTTACAAGAATGCCGTGAAATACGATTCTTTGTTATATCTTGCCCATCATAAATTAGCTTTATTGGCTTTTGATAAAAACAACTATTCAGAGGCGGCTGCAGAAATGGAGAAAGCCATGAAATTTTTAAAAAAATTGCCGCAAGCGCACATGATATTGGGAGAAAGCTATGAAAAGTTAGGAGAACTAGATAAAGCATTGCCCCATTACCAATGGGTTTACACCCGGGAACCACAAAACATTAAAGCCATGTGGGGCGTACGGCGTACCATGTACCGACTTTATAAATTAAAACGCGATAGTTTGCGCCTCGACGAAAAGAAAAAACGGGATAGTTTATTAGCTATTTTTCGTCAGGGTCAGTCTTAA
- a CDS encoding START-like domain-containing protein, whose product MSKFKFTNEYPINASARMIYPYLSTASGLAQWFCHDVRLNEDKVFNFIWDNQNHYAEMNSHRTNKSVRFVFLNEQKLHEPDPSYMDFSIETSELTQEQYLRVIDYSDETDKEELDEMWYGLIQGLRDIIGG is encoded by the coding sequence ATGAGCAAATTTAAGTTTACGAACGAATATCCTATCAATGCTTCAGCCCGGATGATTTATCCGTATCTGAGCACTGCCTCCGGCCTGGCGCAATGGTTCTGCCACGACGTCCGGTTAAATGAAGACAAAGTCTTCAACTTTATTTGGGATAACCAGAACCATTATGCCGAAATGAATAGCCACCGAACCAATAAGTCGGTACGATTTGTTTTTTTAAACGAACAAAAGTTACATGAGCCTGATCCTAGTTATATGGATTTTAGCATTGAAACCAGCGAGCTAACCCAAGAACAGTATCTTCGCGTAATTGATTATTCCGATGAAACCGATAAAGAAGAATTAGATGAAATGTGGTACGGCTTAATCCAGGGTTTGCGGGATATTATCGGTGGTTAA
- a CDS encoding LptF/LptG family permease, with amino-acid sequence MKKLDKLILRSFIGPFLLTFAVVEFILLTQYMLKYLDDLVGKDLGFAVIAQLLMYFSLNMAPVALPLAVLISSLMTYGNLGEHHELTAIKTSGISLLRILLPVFIFSIFLSIGAFFFNNRVVPKANLKAYSLLWDIRQKKPSLDIRENIFYNGIPGYSIKVTEKLGEEGDILKGVMIYDHSSGRGNTSVIIADSGRMYTKFNEQYLAFDLFNGKIYAEEASNTGNNSQAGFVRQKFTSQKMLFNLSSFNLDRTREDLFKGSRMMLNIKELRHVTDSLEKQLGQERKLITPNLGPYYSYFKADSTKRVAAPKIKIISKKKISQPNASIIALAANKARNIKSFTAAYTEKMKGTYRESNNYQIEIFRKFTQSAACIIMFLIGAPLGAIIKKGGLGMPVLISILFFIIFYVLTILGEKWGREGIVIVGAGMWAANLILLPIGLFFLYQARNDSSLLETDFWRRFTLRLKRIKL; translated from the coding sequence ATGAAAAAGTTAGATAAGCTTATTTTACGTTCTTTTATTGGGCCATTCTTATTGACTTTTGCGGTAGTAGAATTTATTCTGTTAACGCAATATATGCTCAAATACCTGGATGATTTAGTAGGTAAAGATTTAGGCTTTGCAGTAATTGCTCAATTACTCATGTATTTCAGTCTAAATATGGCGCCGGTTGCCCTCCCATTGGCGGTACTTATTTCTTCCTTAATGACTTACGGGAATTTGGGAGAGCACCACGAGTTAACCGCTATTAAAACTTCTGGTATTTCGTTGCTTCGTATACTACTTCCGGTTTTTATATTTAGTATATTCTTGAGTATTGGTGCCTTCTTTTTTAATAACAGAGTAGTTCCTAAAGCTAATTTAAAGGCTTATAGCTTGCTCTGGGACATTCGCCAAAAAAAACCTTCTCTGGATATCCGGGAAAATATTTTTTACAATGGTATTCCGGGCTACAGTATTAAAGTTACTGAGAAATTAGGCGAAGAAGGAGATATCTTAAAGGGGGTAATGATTTACGATCATTCCAGTGGTCGGGGAAATACCAGTGTCATTATTGCAGATTCGGGCAGAATGTACACGAAGTTTAATGAACAGTATTTAGCATTTGATTTATTTAACGGCAAGATATACGCGGAGGAAGCCTCAAACACTGGCAACAACAGCCAAGCAGGGTTTGTGCGTCAGAAATTTACATCCCAAAAAATGTTATTTAACTTATCGTCTTTTAATCTGGATCGTACGCGCGAGGATTTATTTAAAGGCAGTAGGATGATGTTAAATATTAAAGAACTCCGGCATGTTACTGATTCTTTGGAAAAGCAATTAGGGCAGGAACGAAAATTGATAACTCCAAACTTAGGACCTTATTACAGTTACTTTAAAGCAGATTCAACTAAAAGAGTAGCTGCTCCAAAAATTAAAATTATATCTAAGAAAAAGATTTCTCAACCAAATGCTAGCATCATTGCTCTAGCTGCAAATAAAGCTCGAAATATTAAAAGCTTTACTGCAGCTTATACTGAAAAGATGAAAGGTACCTATCGCGAAAGTAATAATTACCAGATTGAGATATTCCGGAAGTTCACGCAATCGGCTGCTTGCATCATTATGTTTTTAATTGGTGCACCTTTAGGAGCAATTATTAAAAAAGGCGGATTGGGGATGCCCGTACTCATATCTATATTATTTTTTATAATTTTTTATGTACTAACAATTCTAGGCGAAAAATGGGGACGTGAGGGGATTGTAATAGTTGGAGCAGGAATGTGGGCGGCTAATTTAATTCTTTTACCAATTGGTCTCTTTTTCTTGTACCAGGCTCGGAATGATTCCAGCTTATTAGAAACAGATTTTTGGCGACGCTTTACCCTGCGATTAAAACGTATTAAATTATAG
- the rplT gene encoding 50S ribosomal protein L20, whose amino-acid sequence MPRSVNVVAARQKRKRIMKLAKGYFGRRKNVWTVAKNAVEKGLLYAYRDRKVKKRDFRSLWIQRINAGVREYGLSYSQFMGSLKKANINLNRKVLADLAMNHPDAFKGIVEKVK is encoded by the coding sequence ATGCCAAGATCAGTAAATGTCGTAGCCGCCCGACAAAAAAGAAAGCGGATTATGAAGCTGGCAAAAGGTTATTTTGGACGTCGTAAGAACGTTTGGACCGTTGCCAAAAATGCGGTTGAAAAAGGTTTATTATATGCCTACCGCGATAGAAAAGTAAAGAAAAGAGATTTCCGGAGTTTATGGATCCAGCGTATAAACGCAGGAGTTCGGGAATATGGCTTATCGTATTCCCAATTTATGGGTAGCCTTAAAAAAGCTAATATTAACTTAAACCGGAAAGTATTAGCTGACTTAGCCATGAATCACCCAGATGCTTTTAAAGGAATCGTCGAAAAAGTAAAATAA
- the thrS gene encoding threonine--tRNA ligase: MIHITLPDGSVKEYEAGVTGYDIASGISEGLARNVLAAKVNNEVVESNRPITQDASVQLLTWNDLEGKATYWHSSAHLLAEALEALYPGVQFGIGPAIENGFYYDIDLGDRQLSQDDFQAIELKMLELARAKSHYVRKEVSKADAIAYFTDKGDKYKLDLLQDLQDGTITFYSQGNFTDLCRGPHIPNTGFIKAVKLMNVAGAYWRGDEKSKQLTRVYAITFPKQKDLIEYLERLEEAKRRDHRKLGKELELFAFSEKVGMGLPLWLPKGTALRERLENFMRRAQVKAGYQQVVTPHIGTKELYVTSGHYEKYGKDSFQPIHTPNEGEEFLLKPMNCPHHCEIYKVKPRSYRDLPLRLAEFGTVYRYEQSGELHGLTRVRGFTQDDAHIFCRPDQVKEEFIKVIDLVLYVFNALGFEDYTAQISLRDQVNRSKYIGSDEVWEKAENAIMEAAQEKGLPTVTEYGEAAFYGPKLDFMVKDALGRKWQLGTIQVDYNLPERFQLEYTASDNTKQRPVMIHRAPFGSIERFVAVLIEHCAGNFPLWLSPEQFTILPISEKYHEYAQKVYDRLLQEDIRGHIDTRDEKIGRKIRDAEVQKIPYMLIVGEKEQENNIIAVRKHGIGDMGNLTVDLFISNFKSMVEDILSKK, encoded by the coding sequence ATGATTCATATTACATTACCGGATGGTTCCGTAAAAGAATACGAAGCTGGGGTAACTGGTTACGACATTGCTTCCGGCATTAGCGAAGGTTTAGCCCGCAACGTATTGGCTGCTAAAGTAAACAACGAAGTAGTAGAATCTAATCGGCCCATTACGCAAGATGCTTCCGTGCAATTATTAACCTGGAACGATCTGGAAGGGAAAGCAACTTATTGGCATTCCTCGGCACACTTACTAGCCGAAGCATTGGAAGCTTTATACCCCGGAGTTCAGTTTGGGATTGGTCCGGCCATTGAAAATGGTTTTTATTACGATATAGATTTAGGAGATCGGCAGCTTTCGCAGGATGATTTTCAGGCTATTGAACTAAAAATGCTGGAACTGGCCCGCGCTAAAAGCCACTATGTCCGAAAAGAGGTCTCCAAAGCCGATGCCATTGCTTACTTTACTGATAAAGGTGACAAGTATAAGCTGGATTTGTTGCAGGACTTGCAAGATGGCACCATCACTTTTTATTCGCAAGGTAACTTTACTGATCTTTGCCGGGGTCCGCATATCCCAAATACTGGCTTTATTAAAGCGGTAAAACTCATGAATGTGGCCGGCGCTTACTGGCGGGGCGACGAAAAAAGCAAGCAGCTTACCCGCGTATACGCCATTACCTTCCCGAAACAAAAAGATTTAATTGAGTATTTAGAGCGCCTGGAAGAAGCCAAACGCCGTGATCATCGTAAGTTAGGCAAAGAACTCGAGTTATTTGCTTTTTCCGAAAAGGTGGGCATGGGTTTACCTTTATGGTTACCCAAAGGTACTGCTTTACGCGAACGCCTCGAAAATTTTATGCGGCGGGCGCAGGTAAAAGCCGGTTACCAGCAGGTAGTTACTCCCCATATTGGTACTAAAGAATTATATGTTACCTCCGGCCATTACGAAAAATACGGTAAAGATTCTTTTCAGCCGATTCATACTCCCAACGAAGGGGAAGAATTCTTGCTGAAACCCATGAATTGTCCGCACCACTGCGAAATTTACAAAGTTAAACCAAGATCTTACCGCGATTTACCTTTGCGTTTGGCGGAATTTGGTACCGTATACCGGTATGAGCAAAGCGGGGAACTACACGGCTTAACCCGCGTAAGAGGTTTTACTCAGGACGATGCGCATATTTTCTGTAGACCGGATCAGGTGAAAGAAGAGTTTATTAAAGTTATAGACTTGGTATTATATGTGTTCAACGCTTTAGGTTTTGAAGATTATACTGCGCAAATATCGTTGCGCGACCAAGTGAACCGTAGCAAATACATTGGCAGCGACGAAGTTTGGGAAAAAGCCGAAAATGCAATTATGGAAGCCGCGCAGGAAAAAGGCTTACCTACTGTAACCGAATACGGAGAAGCCGCTTTTTATGGTCCTAAGCTAGACTTTATGGTAAAAGATGCTTTAGGTAGAAAATGGCAGTTAGGTACTATCCAGGTAGATTATAATTTACCGGAACGTTTCCAATTGGAATACACTGCTTCTGATAACACGAAACAACGACCCGTCATGATTCACCGGGCTCCATTTGGATCAATAGAGCGTTTCGTTGCTGTATTGATTGAGCATTGTGCCGGTAATTTTCCATTGTGGTTAAGTCCGGAACAATTTACCATATTACCCATTTCGGAAAAGTATCACGAGTATGCCCAAAAAGTATACGATCGTTTGTTGCAGGAAGATATCCGGGGACATATTGATACCCGGGATGAGAAGATTGGCCGTAAAATCCGCGATGCAGAAGTTCAAAAGATTCCTTACATGCTCATTGTGGGCGAAAAAGAACAAGAAAATAACATTATAGCGGTTCGGAAACATGGTATTGGGGATATGGGCAACTTAACCGTAGACCTATTTATTAGTAATTTTAAATCGATGGTAGAGGATATTCTAAGTAAAAAATAG
- the pnp gene encoding polyribonucleotide nucleotidyltransferase yields MSYNAIYKTITLTDGREITIETGRLAKQADGAVVVKMGNTMLLATVVSAKEAREGTDFLPLSVDYQEKFASSGKIPGGFLKREARLSDYEILISRLVDRVLRPMFPEDYHADTQILINLISADTDILPDALAGLAASAALAVSDIPFNGPISEVRVARIDGQFVINPLGSDLQRADIDIMVGGSADSVAMVEGEMNEVSEEEMLEAIRVAHEAIKLQCQAQVELAQQVGKLQKREYSHETHDLDLKERLRAELYDKVYEVAKAGNNVKAERRVSFRAILDDYIAALPEDHEINVGLIKTYYHDIEKEAVRNVVLDERIRLDGRKLDEIRPIWSEINYLPSTHGSAIFTRGETQSLTTVTLGTKLDEQMIDSAMFSGYNKFILHYNFPAFSTGEVKPNRGPGRREVGHGNLAMRALRKVLPGEAENPYTIRIVSDILESNGSSSMATVCAGSLALMDAGVKVKGGVSGIAMGLITDKETGKFAVLSDILGDEDHLGDMDFKVAGTKDGITACQMDIKVQGLSFEVLSQALAQAKAGRLHILGEMAKTIAAPNADYKPHTPRSYNIVIDKEFIGAIIGPGGKVVQQIQKDTGATIVIEEKNDKGHVNIFASNQESMDQAVSKVKAIVSVPEIGEVYIGKVKSIQPYGAFVEFMPGKDGLLHISEVKWERLETMDNVLEIGEEIKVKLVDVDKKTGKFKLSRKVLLPKAGEQVQTNS; encoded by the coding sequence ATGTCTTATAACGCTATTTATAAAACAATAACATTAACTGATGGTCGCGAGATTACCATTGAAACGGGTAGACTGGCAAAACAGGCGGATGGGGCCGTAGTTGTTAAAATGGGTAATACCATGTTATTAGCAACTGTTGTATCTGCTAAAGAAGCTCGGGAGGGTACCGACTTTTTGCCTTTATCGGTAGATTACCAGGAGAAGTTTGCGTCTTCTGGAAAAATTCCGGGTGGCTTCTTGAAACGGGAAGCGCGCTTATCTGATTACGAAATCTTGATTAGCCGCTTGGTAGACCGGGTACTACGGCCCATGTTTCCGGAAGATTATCATGCCGATACCCAAATTTTAATTAATTTGATTTCTGCCGACACAGATATATTGCCAGATGCTTTAGCTGGTTTAGCTGCATCGGCTGCTTTGGCAGTTTCGGATATTCCGTTTAATGGTCCTATTTCAGAAGTACGGGTTGCCCGTATTGATGGACAATTTGTTATTAATCCTTTAGGTTCCGATTTACAACGTGCTGACATCGATATCATGGTGGGTGGTTCTGCGGACAGCGTAGCCATGGTAGAAGGAGAAATGAACGAAGTTTCGGAAGAAGAAATGCTCGAAGCAATCCGGGTAGCGCATGAAGCTATCAAGCTGCAATGCCAGGCTCAAGTGGAGTTGGCCCAGCAAGTAGGTAAATTGCAGAAGCGGGAGTACTCGCACGAAACCCACGACTTAGATTTAAAAGAACGTTTACGTGCAGAATTATATGATAAAGTGTACGAGGTTGCCAAAGCCGGCAACAATGTAAAAGCCGAAAGAAGAGTTTCTTTCCGAGCAATCCTTGATGATTATATTGCTGCTCTACCCGAAGATCATGAGATTAATGTAGGTTTAATTAAAACTTATTACCACGATATTGAAAAAGAAGCCGTCCGGAATGTAGTATTGGATGAGCGTATTCGATTGGATGGACGTAAATTAGACGAGATCCGGCCTATCTGGTCTGAAATTAATTATTTACCATCAACCCATGGTTCAGCCATTTTTACCCGCGGGGAGACGCAATCATTAACCACGGTTACTTTGGGTACCAAGCTGGACGAACAGATGATCGACAGTGCCATGTTTAGTGGTTACAACAAATTTATTCTGCATTACAACTTCCCGGCTTTCTCTACCGGTGAAGTAAAGCCTAACCGTGGCCCAGGACGAAGGGAAGTAGGTCATGGCAACTTAGCTATGCGAGCTCTCCGGAAAGTATTGCCAGGTGAAGCGGAAAACCCTTATACTATCCGGATTGTATCGGATATTCTGGAGTCGAATGGCTCTTCTTCAATGGCCACTGTTTGTGCTGGCTCTTTAGCATTAATGGATGCCGGGGTAAAGGTAAAAGGCGGCGTTTCGGGTATTGCCATGGGCTTGATCACAGATAAAGAAACGGGCAAATTTGCAGTTTTATCGGATATTTTGGGTGATGAAGATCATTTAGGGGACATGGACTTTAAAGTAGCAGGTACTAAAGATGGTATTACGGCTTGCCAAATGGATATTAAAGTACAGGGTCTGTCATTTGAAGTTTTATCGCAAGCTTTAGCGCAAGCCAAAGCAGGCCGGTTGCATATTTTGGGCGAAATGGCTAAAACCATTGCTGCACCAAATGCCGATTATAAGCCACATACGCCTCGTTCCTATAATATTGTTATTGATAAAGAATTTATCGGGGCGATTATCGGACCAGGTGGCAAAGTGGTGCAACAGATCCAAAAAGATACCGGGGCTACTATTGTTATTGAAGAGAAGAACGATAAAGGCCATGTAAACATTTTTGCCAGCAACCAAGAATCCATGGATCAAGCCGTTAGTAAGGTAAAAGCCATTGTATCGGTTCCGGAAATTGGCGAAGTGTATATAGGTAAAGTTAAGTCAATTCAACCTTATGGTGCTTTTGTGGAATTTATGCCAGGTAAAGATGGTTTGCTGCACATTTCCGAAGTAAAGTGGGAACGCTTGGAAACCATGGACAACGTGCTGGAAATTGGTGAAGAAATTAAAGTGAAACTGGTTGATGTGGATAAGAAAACTGGTAAGTTTAAATTGTCACGAAAAGTTTTATTACCTAAGGCCGGCGAGCAGGTACAAACAAATTCTTAA
- the rpmI gene encoding 50S ribosomal protein L35: MPKVKTKSGAKKRFSLTGTGKIKRKHAFKSHILTKKTTKQKRSLTHVGLVSDADMGRVKAMLNI, encoded by the coding sequence ATGCCTAAAGTAAAAACTAAATCTGGTGCAAAAAAGAGGTTTTCTCTTACCGGTACGGGCAAAATAAAGCGTAAACACGCTTTTAAAAGCCATATCTTAACCAAGAAAACCACTAAGCAGAAACGGAGCTTAACTCATGTTGGTTTAGTAAGTGATGCTGACATGGGCCGCGTAAAAGCGATGCTCAACATTTAA
- the infC gene encoding translation initiation factor IF-3, with product MNPTNKRPGPRTVVEEPYKINNRILAREVRLVGENIQPGIYSLTEAQAIAREQNLDLVEISPKAEPPVCRIVDYSKFKYDIKKKQRELKAKTQKVVQKEIRFGPNTDDHDFEFKVKHAKAFLESGAKVKAYVHFVGRTIVFKERGELLLLKFAQALEEVAKVEQMPKLEGKRMFLFLAPKPKK from the coding sequence ATTAATCCTACAAACAAACGCCCTGGACCGAGAACGGTCGTTGAGGAGCCATATAAGATAAATAACCGAATTTTGGCCCGGGAAGTACGGCTAGTTGGTGAAAACATCCAGCCCGGAATTTATTCCTTAACCGAAGCCCAAGCTATAGCACGAGAGCAAAACTTGGATTTAGTGGAGATTTCGCCCAAAGCAGAACCGCCGGTTTGTCGTATTGTAGATTATTCCAAGTTTAAGTACGACATCAAGAAAAAGCAACGGGAGTTAAAAGCGAAAACCCAAAAGGTTGTTCAGAAAGAAATTCGTTTCGGCCCGAACACCGATGATCATGATTTTGAATTTAAAGTAAAGCATGCGAAAGCATTTTTAGAAAGTGGCGCCAAGGTAAAAGCTTACGTGCACTTTGTTGGCCGGACCATTGTTTTTAAAGAACGCGGCGAATTGCTTTTACTAAAATTTGCACAAGCATTGGAAGAAGTAGCAAAGGTAGAACAGATGCCTAAATTAGAAGGTAAGCGGATGTTCTTGTTTTTAGCTCCTAAACCCAAAAAGTAA
- the rpsO gene encoding 30S ribosomal protein S15, with protein MKLTTEAKQEIFEKNSLQKSKTDTGSAESQIALFTHRINHLTEHLKENKKDFSTRLGLLKLVGKRRRLLNYLSNTEIERYRAIISDLGIRK; from the coding sequence ATGAAATTAACTACCGAAGCGAAACAAGAAATTTTTGAAAAAAACAGCTTACAAAAATCTAAAACCGATACTGGTTCTGCTGAATCTCAAATTGCTCTATTCACCCACCGTATTAACCACCTAACTGAGCATTTAAAGGAAAACAAAAAAGATTTCTCTACCCGTTTAGGACTATTAAAACTGGTAGGTAAAAGAAGAAGACTATTGAACTACCTATCTAATACCGAAATTGAAAGATATCGGGCAATCATTAGTGATTTAGGTATCAGAAAATAA
- a CDS encoding sigma-70 family RNA polymerase sigma factor encodes MRQLKISKQITNRESQSLDKYLQEIGKVDLLTPDEEVTLAQRIKEGDQFALEKLTKANLRFVVSVAKQYQNQGLSLGDLINEGNLGLIKAAKRFDETRGFKFISYAVWWIRQSILQALAEQSRIVRLPLNRVGSLNKISKSFSELEQKFEREPSPEEIAEVLELTTSEVVDTLKISGRHVSVDAPFVQGEENRLLDVLENEDEESPDTGLMNDSLRKEVQRALSTLTKREADVITLYFGLNGEHSLTLEEIGEKFNLTRERVRQIKEKAIRRLRHTSRSKALKPYLG; translated from the coding sequence ATGAGACAACTTAAAATAAGTAAACAAATCACTAACCGCGAAAGCCAATCGCTGGATAAATACTTACAAGAAATTGGTAAAGTTGATTTGCTTACTCCTGATGAAGAGGTTACGTTAGCTCAAAGAATTAAGGAAGGTGACCAGTTTGCCTTAGAAAAATTAACCAAAGCTAATTTACGCTTTGTGGTATCTGTCGCGAAGCAGTACCAAAATCAAGGCCTTTCTTTAGGCGATTTAATTAACGAAGGTAATTTAGGTTTAATTAAAGCGGCCAAGCGTTTTGATGAAACGAGGGGATTTAAATTTATTTCTTATGCGGTTTGGTGGATTCGTCAGTCTATTTTGCAAGCCTTAGCGGAGCAATCCCGGATTGTGCGTTTGCCTTTAAACCGGGTGGGTTCTTTAAATAAAATATCTAAATCTTTCTCGGAGCTGGAGCAAAAATTTGAGCGGGAACCATCGCCGGAAGAAATAGCCGAAGTTTTAGAATTAACTACTTCCGAAGTAGTAGATACGCTTAAAATTTCGGGTCGCCATGTATCGGTAGATGCTCCATTTGTGCAAGGGGAAGAAAACCGTTTACTGGACGTATTAGAAAACGAAGACGAAGAATCGCCGGATACTGGGTTAATGAACGATTCGTTACGCAAAGAGGTACAGCGGGCACTATCTACCTTAACTAAACGGGAAGCAGATGTAATAACCTTGTACTTTGGTTTAAACGGAGAACATTCTTTGACTTTAGAAGAAATTGGTGAAAAATTTAATTTAACCCGCGAGCGGGTTCGTCAAATAAAAGAAAAAGCTATTCGACGCTTGCGTCATACTTCCCGCAGTAAAGCTTTAAAACCTTACTTAGGTTAA